GTTGCTGGAAGGGTATAATGATACAATTCCTCTGGAAGCAACGTGGTAATACCTAGCAATACTCttaaaatgtgtgtatttgttgactcagcaatcctacttctaagAGTCTATACTAAGATAATTATAAGCAAGAGGGCCAGAGATTTTTGGTCAACGTGGCATTATTTATACtcgtggaaaacccaaaaaagcTTAAATGTGCAGGAAGAGGAGTGATTAAATTTTGGCACATCCATAAAGTGGAACTGCATATGgccattgaaaaacattttaaaaatagcaacattGGGAATGCTCATGATATACtaggttaaaaaaacaagatataaTTACGTACATAGCATTATCCTAATTTtgcaaacaaatttttttaaatatgtacatttgtgtacaaaagaatgggaggaaatatataaaaaatgacatagggaattttaattttcatcttcaCACATCTGTgtactttcaactttttttttggtcatacaCATGTATTACATTTCCaagcagaataaaaaaagaaaacgatgTGTAATTAGTGCAAGAAGGCTAATGTCAAGGAGAATACAAATGACTGCTACTTGTCACTTACAGAGGAGTGTTACCCTCAGTGTCTTGGATATTTGTGGATGCTTTGTAGTACAGAAGGATATGAATCATCTTCAAGTTACCCTTGGCTGCCGCCCGGTGCATTGCTGTAGCCTCATAATGGTCCTTCGCATCTGGATTAGCCCCGCCTTCCAGTAACATGACAGCAATCTGGACCAATGGAGGAGAAAACAACGCAGGCATCGGTTTGTGGCCATAGACAGCTTCAGAACTCAAAAACGGCAGCCAAGGAATGGAACCCTACCTCATGTCTGTTTTTGGAAGCTGCATAATGTAGGGGAGTACAGCCATTTTGGTTGACTGCATTCACCTGGGCACCTTTACCCAGAAGGGCTTTTACGATCTCATCCCGGCCAGCAGACGCAGCAATATGAAGTGGAGACCAACCTGCCTGTGAAAGAGGTAGGCAGCacaaaaacgggggggggggggggggggggtagggtgaTAGAGGAAATGCACACGGATTAATACTAGCATGCAGGTAAGGTTTACACAAAGCTGTGTGTGAACGGtttaagaaaataacattctttttccCTCATTAAGCACTGCAGAGAATGTGGGCAGTAGATGCatacaagaggggaaaaaaaccacccATAATCCCCTAACacagaaataattatatatatatatatatatatatatatatatatatatatatatataatatgttctcAAATTGGGATGGCAGGATATAAAGTTCTGTGAGTTTGCATTTCCCACAATGTCCACTTATCGTTTTGTTGTGAGATTTTGCACGTTATTCTTTGGATTCTTATGTTTATTGCttgcatattattttattgtagagATATTCATACTGTACTCAACCATTCCtgcattaaattgtttttatttcttggctATTATAAGTATTATTTCAGTGAGTATCCTTGAAGAGGAATCTTTGCCTACAAAAAATTCCATCCTTATTCTTCACaagttttatcttaaaaaaaatttttttttcaacgtttatttatttttgggacagagagagacagagcatgaacgggggaggggcagagagagagggagacacagaatcggaaacaggctccaggctctgagccatcagcccagagcccgacgcggggctcgaactcccggaccgcgagatcgtgacctggctgaagtcggatgcttaaccgactgcgccacccaggcgccccacacaagTTTTATCTTAATAGAGCCAATATCATTACAATAAATCTCTCTATAACAACAAAAGGATATCCAAGCCCTAAGTATTCAGGTCGtattcaccaaaaacaaaacaaaataaaaacaaaaaaaacaacaacaacccccccccacaaCTTCCCAACATAATTAAAAGGATTTGTAGTATTATAGCCTTAATCTGCGTGTTAACCTTAACCTCCAGGGTTTGAATGGCAGAATGAACATTCTAAAATACGGCAACCTCTAGTCCTGTGCCTGGTCACCAGGGCCCCTTGCTGTGACTGTCTAGTCATAAAGGTTTCAATTTTGTTTGTGAACTTAATACTCAGTTTTCAGTGAACACTAGACTAGAGGCTACAGATAACTTGAGCATTTATCAACTCTGCCTGGTCCTCACATCATCTTTATCATTCACGGGCACTCCAAGTTGCAGCAAGAATTCAACAATTTCGGTATGTCCGGCTGAGCAGGCCCAGTGCAATGCGGTTCTGCTGTCCTGCACGGGAAACAGAGAAGTGAGAAGATCAACATTCTTGAGATGAAATAGAAGGTAAGAaagcataaaaaattaatattgaggCCAGCAAACCTACAGTTTGGAAACAAGAAGTAGAGAGCCCTGGACCCTCAGGTCCTTAAACTATATTACTTATTGCTGTAAGAGACACCAAGGTTTTAGTCACATGGAGGAGAATCCACTGACAGGTGTAATTCTGTGCAGAATACAGCCATGAAAATGGCAGAGCAAGAAACTGATTTCAAGGCTTGGCAGAAAAAAAGCTTTGGCTATTTactgttatattatttatgttcttttataCCAGGCACTGCACTAGGAGTTTTGCaagcatcatctcatttaatctccatgaTCCTGTACAGTGGACAtgagccccattttacagatgaggaaactaagaatcCTCAGGGTAAGCAATtcgtccaaggtcacatagctattaAATGGTGAAGCTGGAACACAAACCCCTGTCTGACACAAAATTTATAGATactctggtaaaaaaaaaaaatcttaaaaaaaatttttttaatgtttatttatttttttgacagagagagagcacgagagcaggggaggggcagagagagagggagacacaaaatctgaagcaggctctaggctctgagctttcatcacagagcccgatgcaggggtgAACTtgcaagctgtgagatcatgacctgagctgaactcagacgcttaaccaactgagccactcaggccccccaaGAACAAATGAATCTTATGGGAAAGAAATGTCTATACAACTAGTTGAGATTATCcacataatcatttaaaaatcatgctaCCCACAAAATTAGACAGCAacgttgcttttaaaaaataataagctagGAGTTAGTCATTTCTCTCAAAGGGAATTTCCTTTTTGCAGTGACGGCTGTATTTCTTAGCTCTATGGAAAAGAATGTGGtatttcaaactttattataacataatttcaaacacataaaaatagaGGGAATATAATAGAAACCCATATGTTTATCACCTAGATTTagtattttgtcatatttgcctCACTTAGTTTCCtccatgacatttaaaaaaaaacaaatcctaaatATTATGACTTTTCATCCCTAAACATTTCAGTATCTAAAGAAGGATGCTGTCTAAAATAGCTATGAGACCATTATTACACCAATAAAAATTAACACTAACTCCTTTATAACATCTAAAGCTGTCTgtattcagatttccccagtagtcccccaaatgtttttttaacagtTGCTTTGCTTCCATGAGGCTCCTTACAAGGCCCATAATTTGCATAGGATTGTTGGTTCTTAAGTCTCTTGATCTTGAATAGCTTCCCTCTTTTTTATGCCATTGACTTGATGAATAGATTATTAAAACTTCATTTGACattattaagttaaattaaaagtattaaaaacgATCAGATCATAATGAAAGTAAACTAAATAAAGATAAGGCCATTTTCAGGTTAAGCAATAAAGGAAAGTTCCAGAGTAAAGTCTCCTGACTTCTACTCTTCTCAAAGACACAAAATGGGGATTCACAAGTATATGATGCTGTCTGACTAGTGCTTAGCAGGGTGCCTGTCATGTAGAATgcaatctataaatatttgttggcttGTTGAGGTCACAGTGAATCTCTCTAGAAACGCAGGGTGAAAGCATGGGGGTCCCTTGAGCCGAAGAGCAGATTTCCCAAAGTCCATTCACTTTTGTTCCGCCTCCGCCTAAGAATGCCCCTTCACCCTCTAAGAAAATCTCACTCACCCTTCAAGGTTTAACCAACCTTCTCTCCTTTGCAAAACCTTTCCAATTACAACATTCACTCTTCTGAGGGAGACTGAATCAGGTCCTGCCATTCTATGTTCTGAAAGCCCCACGTAAACTTCTCTCCTGAGTATTCGTAGGACAATGCTACCGGACGCATGATCCAGGGTTACTTTAACAACGTGTGCTTCTTCCACTCGACCTTATCCCCAGATCCTACTAAACTGCCCTCCAGAGAATTGGCTTTCGGTTACATATGTTTCATTGTATACATTTactagaaaaagtaaacaaacacattaaaaaaaaaaaaagctttccatCTCCTCCTCACGGGTATCTCAAAGAGTAGGCATTTCTGAGAAACGCGGTAAACGTTCTAGAAATATCCAAAATTTAGCGTGCTTAGTATGGGCCTCCTCTTCCCCCAAATATTAGAGGTTTGCGGGGCTAGCTCCTACCGCCCGATCCCGAGTCCTGAGGTGACCCCGGGGAAGGatggggcggtgggggcggggatcTGGCCCTCACGGAACCGGCCTCCGTCTGGGCCAGGCCAGGCGGCCACGTTGGGTCTGGTCGACACGGCAGCCTGCGGAGAGGCCCCAGAACTCCTTTACCTGGTCCGTTCTAGTAGCCAGGGATTTATCAGAAAGGATCCTCTCCTTCAACTCCTCCAGCTTCCCGCTGTAGGCCAGGTTGCAGACCATTAGGTTAGATACACACCCCTCCATTTCGCCTTTCCAGGATCTCCGTGCAACACCGGACCAACGACCGCCTCACGTCCCCAGCCTTGACTGCCAATCAAAAGAGCCGACAGAGTTCCACCAATCACTGATTTTTCTCGTGcctttgcccctttcccaccGCGGGGCGCCTCTGGGAGTTGCAGTTCGAGGGCAATTCCGGGAAGGGAGGCGCCTTTGCGGCGGTCGCCGGCTCTGCCCCTAGCAGTGCGGAACTACAAGTCCCAGGGTCCTTGCGGCCGCCGTAGTCAAGTGGCCGGTGGAATTGGCCCAGGATGACAGCTGGAGAATGGAGTCAGGTACGGGGAGCGGCTTCGTGTGGAACCGGGGTGGGTGGTCACTGTTGGGCCATTGAGTCGGCCCCGAGAAACGGGTACGGGGTCCTGGCAAGAGAGTTATGGGAGCCTGAAGGTCCTGTCCCACGGGGGCCCTGTGACTTGCAGTGGCAGGCGGAAGGGACAACAGTAGGAGCTGAGGACTACCTCCTGAGCTTGTGCGGATGGCTGTGGCtaccctccccctctctgccgcCACCAAAGGAGTGGAAAGAAGTAGGGGTTAATTATTCTGACATATTGGCGGAGCGGCATCAGGGCAGAATTCTGTCACAGCAGTGATGGCATATGCCTCCATAGTAAGGTGATGTGCCAGGGTGATGCCAAAGGCAGGGTGTGAGGCCGTAAGAGCCACTTGATATCTAATTGACTTCGGTGAGTCCATGGCCTGGTGACATCACAACTCGATGAGAGTCTTGATATTGTGGTATGGTGTTGGCCCTTTAGTGTCATGATAACAACGATGGCCTGGAGGCTTTGCTAGAAATATTAAGCTAATAGTGTTTCTATTTATGGAAATCCCAAATAGTGCCATAGCAGAAGAGATGCAAGGCTTATCCTTTATAGGCATATCCAGGAGGGTGTTATGCCAAAACTAGGTAATGATAAGAATACACTCAAGAAAGAGACTGATAATGTTTGTATGTATCCTGTTATAGTGTAGAGCAGGGCTTGGCAAACTTTAtgtgaagggccagatagtaaatattttaggtattgCAGGCCAAAAGGCAAAATTGAGGATAATTTGTAGGCACGTATAtaacaagacagaaaacaaatttcaacaaatgttttttgatgaaatccaaaaataaaataatagttgagTACTTGTTTTGTAATACAGAACTACTAATAAGAATAATGGAATTCTTTTGGGGGGGGTAACATTTGGTTTAATTGGGGATTACAGTCAATGTTCCCCATTTTAAGAATCATGTCAAATGTTCATCTGTTAATGCTGATCCGTAatgagattttttatttcatctttgtaaaCGTCTCTTCACATTGATAGGTACTGCCAAATACTGATATCAACCGACAAACATACCCTTGTTaacttttatttgactttttaagttTCAGCATAGCTTTagttttatagaaaagttgcaaagatagagCAGAATTCCCgtgtacccttcacccagtttcccttactgttcctttcctatttttaacagctttattgaaatattttttacatagaaTAAAATTCACTCACTTCAAATGTACAATCAAATGATTTTTAGTAACTTTACTTAGTAGTGCAGCCATCCCCATAAtctgttttagaacattttcactcTCCCAATAAGATTGCCCTCATGCTTATTTATAGTTAATTCTTAttcccactcccagccccaggTAACCACtggtctactttctgtctctataaattttcccttttttgagaTTTCatctaaataaaatcatacaatatgtggtctttcatgcctggcttctttcactgagcataatagtTTTAAGGTTCATCCTTATTGTAGAATGTATCGAtacttcattgctttttattgccAAACAGTATTCTACTTTATAGCTATGACACATTTTGTCTGTCTACTTACTAGTTAATAGTTTGTTTCCAGTTGTTGGCTATTATGACTAATGCTGCTaagaacatttgtgtgcaggtctccctgtagacatatgttttcatttcttattggTAGATACCTAAGGGTGGAATTACTAGAACATATGGCAAATTTACGTGTAACTTTTTAAGAAGCTGCAAAACTGTTTCCAAAGCAGCAGCactattttgtttttcccccagcaatgaatgagggtttttgtttctccagatcctcaccaacatttgttattgtctgtctttttactATAGCCATTCTAAATGGGTATGAAATGATAACTCATCTGgttataatttgtatttccttaacaATTAATGATGATGAACATCATTTTATGTGCTTATGAGTCagttgtgtatcttctttggtgaagtgtctgttcatatgTTTTTCCCACTTTTGAATTGAGTTATGATCTTTGttacctttttattgttgagttgtaagaattgTTGATGTATTCTAAATACAAGTCCCTGCCAGATGGATGATACGTGGATATTTTCTTCTTGTCtattgcttgtcttttcattttcttatggtgtcttttgaagtgcaaaagttttgaattttggtGAGGtccaatttataattttttcttttgtaggccatgcttttggtgttatgcatttttaaaaatgtacaatttgggggcgcctgggtggcgcagtcggttaagcgtccgacttcagccaggtcacgatcttgcggtccgtgagttagagccccgcgtcaggctctgggctgatggctctgagcctggagcctgtttccgattctgtgtctccctctctctctgcccctcccccgttcatgctctgtctctctctgtcccaaaaataaataaacgttaacaaaaaaaaattttaaaaaatgtacaatttgattattattaatgtaatttAGAGTTGTGTTACCCTCACTGCAGTTTTAGCTAAAAGATTTCCATCCCCCCAGAAAGATACTTTGTGCTCATTttcagtcactccccatttctacCCCCTGCCTTAGGCAaccaatactttctttttctacagattttctttttctggattttcGCATGAACAGAATGacacaatatgtggtcttttgtgtcggccttctttcacatagcatgtttttgacatttatccaaattttagtatttatcagtaactttgttcctttttgtggctgaataatattccatcgtatggttttacaatattttatttattggttcatcagttgatgagAATTTGGGTGGTTTCTACCTTTtgtttattatgaataatgcttcccTATGAACATTCGTGTGCATGTTTCTGTgcagacatgttttcatttctcttgatacATACCTACTTGTAGAATTGCTGGGCCACAAGGCAACTCtatttaactttgtgaggaactgccaaactgttttctaccACCTcggcaccattttacattcccaccagcaatgcatgaggctttcagtttctctgtatctttaccaacacttgttaatgtctaccttttttattatagccattctagtcggcgtgaagtggtatctcattgtgacttTGTTGTTTTGACTTGTGAGAGCATGGGAAGTGTATAAAGCATGTGGACATTGCTTTTTACTCAAACAAGGTTAGTTGTTGAAATGACTTTCCTGCAGTGTAACTTTCAAAAAGAAGGCTGTTTGCCTTGTTATTTTAGATTGGATTGATTAAGGAACATTATCAAGTCTTCAGCAAAAGCTAATTTCCAGAGCCATTCAGTGTTTGATAATAGTGGTTGAGGGCAGTTTTCCCAgcagttaaaaaatgtaaaaatcattacTACCTTgtttacaatagaaaaaaacacaagtggACTTCATTTGGCCTGCCAGATGCTAGTTTGCTGATGGGCTGATGTAGAGTAAGAGTGTCCTGTAtgtagtaggtattcagtaaatgtttatctTGTTGATTACAGAAATACAGCAGGCTTGGTGTATGGTATTCACACAAGAGTGAATATAGTAACATTTTACCTTAATAATACATCAAGGAATTGGATTTGATTGCTAAAAACAGCTGGAAAAACAATTCGAAGTACCTCTCCTACTGAGTGACTTGTTTGGGTAATCTTTTATAGATGATGtgctgtacttttattttatttatttttatttctttttttttaaattttgatgcaaCATGGCAGTTAACTTTCAATTCTGAGTCCCTTAAGGCTAAGGGTAAGGTACCCCTTGGCTTTTTGAAAGCTGAAAGATAAACAGATGTATAAGGGAGAAGGTCCCTTTTGTCTCTGGCCCCAAGTTATGAAGGAATAATGTGGTTACTGTTTATCTATCAAGAGTCAAAGAGGCCCCTGTTGGGACTGACTCCCTTGCTGCTCTTATGATTGAATGTTTCCTATTGGCTTTTCTACTGGTCACCTAGATTGTAGGTCCTAAAACATGCCAAATTCATCTTCTGGACTTAATAATGTTAAGGATAACTAACATTTATAGATCACCTGTGTCAGTTATTggtcttatctcatttaatccttcacaacaaccttatgaggtaggtactattgtCCCTCTAGTCCCCGCCTATTTAAAACTGAGAATGCTGGTTCAGAGAATTGACGTAATCTAACATGCCTAAGGCCACACAATTTAGTAAAAGTTGGAGCTAAAGTTGAAATCCAGGAACATACTGCAACATACTGCTCAGTATTGCTAAAGATGAAATTATGTATTAATGAAAACTTCAGATGATGCAATACTAATTCCTGTAGCTC
This region of Felis catus isolate Fca126 chromosome X, F.catus_Fca126_mat1.0, whole genome shotgun sequence genomic DNA includes:
- the PSMD10 gene encoding 26S proteasome non-ATPase regulatory subunit 10 isoform X1 encodes the protein MEGCVSNLMVCNLAYSGKLEELKERILSDKSLATRTDQDSRTALHWACSAGHTEIVEFLLQLGVPVNDKDDAGWSPLHIAASAGRDEIVKALLGKGAQVNAVNQNGCTPLHYAASKNRHEIAVMLLEGGANPDAKDHYEATAMHRAAAKGNLKMIHILLYYKASTNIQDTEGNTPLHLACDEERVEEAKLLVSQGASIYIENKEEKTPLQVAKGGLGLILKRMVES
- the PSMD10 gene encoding 26S proteasome non-ATPase regulatory subunit 10 isoform X2 — protein: MEGCVSNLMVCNLAYSGKLEELKERILSDKSLATRTDQDSRTALHWACSAGHTEIVEFLLQLGVPVNDKDDAGWSPLHIAASAGRDEIVKALLGKGAQVNAVNQNGCTPLHYAASKNRHEIAVMLLEGGANPDAKDHYEATAMHRAAAKDT